A stretch of the Acyrthosiphon pisum isolate AL4f chromosome A2, pea_aphid_22Mar2018_4r6ur, whole genome shotgun sequence genome encodes the following:
- the LOC103309472 gene encoding SCAN domain-containing protein 3-like, with amino-acid sequence MPTTDEELKAGRKKKQPKDFRLIKRYDVLVVQGKTKLIFPVKDDNVVLYYVPNSDLFDVLQTTHLSIGHGGRDRTIKELDIFTLLGAPTILQSDNGREFLNQIVFNLRNVWPELKIVHGKSRHSQSQGSVERANQDIENMLTT; translated from the exons ATGCCCACTACAGATGAAG aacttaAAGCTGGACGTAAGAAAAAACAGCCTAAAGACTTCCGTTTAATTAAAAG GTATGACGTGCTAGTTGTACAAGGAAAAACTAAACTTATATTTCCAGTAAAAGATGACAATGTTGTGCTGTATTATGTGCCCAACAGTGATCTCTTTGATGTTTTACAAACCACACACCTGTCAATAGGACACGGTGGGCGTGATCGAACGATTAAGGAActtg ATATTTTCACGTTGCTTGGAGCTCCTACTATTTTACAATCGGATAATGGACGAGAGTTTTTGAaccaaatagtatttaatttaagaaacgTGTGGCCTGAATTAAAAATAGTACATGGCAAATCGAGGCACAGCCAATCTCAAGGTAGTGTAGAACGTGCTAATCAGGATATTGAGAATATGTTGACGACGTAG
- the LOC100569270 gene encoding uncharacterized protein LOC100569270, which translates to MKHSMIVKTIGKMLIKTFGLILFFSSSQSKNIFRPNLPVGEYHLVIDKVYPCEKTKNYPLQFNWYLSKKTSSITELKGNMTLFIPFDDTLTIDFNLESWGSTGGWVPNALIIKTKKACSNVKHLTGNAWLNYMEGFKIPANKCPIPVGTYITPGIDKTKFEDMNFPKIYFYGKYKVVVRYKNLKNEVVGCVVVEINLIRPWETPI; encoded by the exons ATGAAACACTCTATGATTGTTAAAACCATAGGCAAAATGTTAATCAAAACGTTcggacttattttatttttctcatcgTCTCAatccaaaaacatttttaggcCAAACTTGCCtgtg GGCGAATATCACCTGGTGATTGATAAAGTATATCCgtgtgaaaaaacaaaaaactatccACTTCAATTCAAttggtatttaagtaaaaagacATCTAGTATAACGGAGTTAAAAGGCAATATGACATTGTTTATACCTTTCGATGATACTCTTaca ATTGATTTTAACCTTGAGTCTTGGGGCTCAACAGGTGGATGGGTGCCAAATGCATTAATTATCAAGACAAAAAAGGCATGCAGTAATGTAAAACATCTCACTGGAAATGCATGGCTTAATTATATGGAGGGTTTCAAAATTCCAGCTAATAAATGTCCAATTCCAGTG gGCACATATATTACACCAGGGATCGATAAGACAAAATTTGAAGATATGAACtttcccaaaatatatttttatggaaaatataaagttgTGGTTcgctataaaaatttgaaaaatgaagtAGTTGGCTGCGTTGTTGTTGAGATTAACCTTATACGTCCTTGGGAAACACCAATTTGA